From the Sediminitomix flava genome, one window contains:
- a CDS encoding PP2C family protein-serine/threonine phosphatase, with protein sequence MIYTIRFFVLLTLILCAQLTTNANETSDLTQPIKGFLDISTLDQNDTSYFSINGEWELYKDQLLTPSDSNTIFKSPRFHQIANKWVNQAIDDIHLSEYGAHTFRLRVKHHFHKKQELAIRMPKIAASYRLFVDGTMIVKVGELSAQKDSYKPAYQITTPTFFPKSDEIEIVLQIANFDHKKGGAMDEFYMGTAETVLQKRQEAIMKDMFLIGCLMIMGIYHIFLYLFRLKDRAPLYFAITCFVLVLRTLVMGELLMIKLFPSFPWALLLRIEYLTIIVPIFSLSAFIYCVYPKDAPRPFMLITAFVSAVLGIITACATPHFFTSLVGVTQAIIALTAFYTFYVMILVVKRKRTGAIIFMGGVLILLFTIFNDILYHRDLIQSFDMVSIGFFSFIIVQGAMISRRLFKTYKKTEILSSQLNELNRGLEETVEERSMELQEANEELSQQNTFMNTQKRELEMIGLRLQKRNNEVTSSINYAHRIQSSILPSEEKVKRLLGAENYFIIYKPKDILSGDFYMIEECGDKIIIISADCTGHGVPGALMSMLGKQLLSEIIFRKNITDPHVILSELHNGITKTLQQSITQNNDSIDCTVCLFDKSTHELHFAGAKASLFIVVSDTTTQLLKGDRFSAGGKIYLNKPSFHTHSVRIKPNTKIYLYSDGYQDQFGGKDNRKIMAGHFRNLLKKNSHLDMNAQSEFLDSYLEEWKLQGNESQTDDILLMGIKL encoded by the coding sequence ATGATTTATACTATCAGATTTTTTGTTTTACTCACATTAATCCTGTGTGCTCAATTAACCACTAATGCTAATGAAACTTCAGACTTGACCCAACCAATCAAAGGCTTTCTGGATATTTCTACATTAGACCAAAACGATACGTCCTATTTTTCAATCAATGGAGAATGGGAGCTTTATAAAGACCAGTTATTAACACCATCCGATTCCAATACGATATTCAAATCACCTAGATTTCATCAGATTGCAAATAAATGGGTAAACCAAGCTATAGATGATATTCATCTTTCCGAATACGGAGCACATACATTTCGATTGAGAGTAAAGCACCACTTTCACAAAAAGCAAGAATTAGCTATTCGAATGCCTAAAATAGCGGCGTCTTATCGGCTTTTTGTAGATGGAACAATGATTGTAAAAGTCGGGGAATTGAGTGCTCAAAAAGATAGTTATAAACCTGCTTACCAAATTACGACACCTACTTTCTTCCCAAAATCAGATGAAATAGAAATCGTTTTACAGATTGCCAATTTCGATCATAAGAAAGGTGGTGCAATGGATGAGTTCTACATGGGTACTGCCGAAACCGTTTTACAGAAACGTCAGGAAGCAATCATGAAAGATATGTTTCTTATCGGTTGTCTTATGATAATGGGAATTTATCACATTTTCCTATATCTGTTCAGGCTAAAAGACCGTGCTCCACTGTATTTTGCAATTACTTGTTTTGTGTTGGTACTGCGCACACTTGTGATGGGAGAGCTTCTTATGATCAAATTATTCCCAAGTTTCCCTTGGGCTTTACTTCTTCGTATAGAATACCTCACAATCATAGTCCCTATATTTTCGCTTTCTGCATTTATCTATTGTGTTTATCCAAAAGATGCACCTCGTCCGTTTATGCTAATTACAGCCTTTGTTTCGGCTGTTTTAGGAATCATAACAGCCTGTGCAACGCCTCATTTTTTCACATCTTTAGTTGGTGTAACACAAGCAATCATTGCTCTTACAGCCTTCTACACTTTTTATGTAATGATATTGGTGGTTAAGCGAAAACGCACAGGAGCAATCATTTTTATGGGAGGTGTTTTGATATTGCTATTCACCATTTTCAATGACATTCTTTATCACAGAGACTTAATCCAGTCTTTTGATATGGTAAGTATTGGCTTCTTTAGTTTTATCATTGTACAAGGTGCCATGATTTCTCGCAGACTATTTAAGACCTACAAAAAGACTGAGATATTAAGTAGTCAATTGAATGAATTGAACAGAGGATTAGAAGAAACAGTAGAAGAACGTAGTATGGAATTACAGGAAGCTAATGAAGAGCTTTCGCAGCAAAATACCTTCATGAATACACAAAAACGAGAGCTTGAAATGATAGGACTTCGCCTACAGAAAAGAAATAATGAAGTCACTTCCAGCATCAACTACGCTCATCGTATTCAAAGCTCAATTCTACCTTCTGAAGAAAAAGTTAAACGACTGTTAGGTGCTGAGAATTATTTCATCATCTATAAACCAAAAGATATTCTTTCGGGTGATTTCTACATGATCGAAGAGTGTGGAGATAAAATCATCATTATTTCGGCAGACTGTACAGGTCATGGTGTACCAGGTGCACTGATGAGTATGCTTGGTAAACAGCTTCTATCCGAGATTATTTTCAGAAAAAATATTACAGACCCTCATGTTATTCTTTCTGAACTTCACAATGGTATTACAAAAACACTACAACAATCTATCACTCAAAACAATGATAGCATTGACTGTACTGTATGCCTCTTCGATAAAAGTACCCATGAGCTTCATTTTGCTGGAGCAAAAGCTTCATTATTCATCGTAGTCTCAGATACGACAACTCAACTCTTAAAAGGGGATAGATTCAGTGCAGGAGGGAAAATCTATTTGAATAAGCCTTCTTTCCATACACATAGTGTACGCATAAAGCCAAATACAAAAATCTACCTGTATTCTGATGGTTATCAAGATCAGTTTGGAGGAAAAGATAATCGGAAAATAATGGCAGGGCATTTTAGAAACTTACTGAAAAAGAATAGTCATCTCGATATGAATGCCCAATCTGAGTTCTTGGACTCTTATCTAGAGGAATGGAAATTACAGGGAAATGAATCTCAAACCGATGACATTCTACTCATGGGTATCAAACTCTAG